From Apium graveolens cultivar Ventura chromosome 9, ASM990537v1, whole genome shotgun sequence, the proteins below share one genomic window:
- the LOC141685699 gene encoding uncharacterized protein LOC141685699, whose product MKQVYVPRAKRFKFENTWIREQDCRGVVKQGWERAGCGTVLEKIRSCGSILQEWGGGEKNRRYKQQVQDCKKSLRKLQSRRDAAVVKQYSEIRNTYLKLLERQEIYWKQRAKQHWLREGDRNIRYFHRFASTRKKNNSIDRIKNANGRSQRKAFGM is encoded by the coding sequence ATGAAGCAAGTGTATGTTCCAAGGGCAAAGCGTTTCAAATTCGAAAATACATGGATTAGGGAGCAAGATTGCAGGGGTGTTGTGAAGCAAGGTTGGGAGCGTGCTGGGTGTGGCACTGTTTTGGAGAAAATTCGTAGCTGTGGTAGTATATTACAGGAGTGGGGGGGGGGGGAGAAAAATCGTCGATACAAGCAGCAGGTGCAAGATTGTAAAAAGTCGTTGCGTAAGTTACAGTCAAGAAGAGATGCGGCTGTGGTCAAGCAATATAGTGAGATCCGCAATACTTACTTGAAGTTGCTGGAAAGACAGGAGATATACTGGAAACAAAGAGCTAAGCAACATTGGCTGCGTGAAGGAGATAGAAATATACGTTATTTTCACCGTTTTGCTTctacaagaaagaagaataatagTATCGATCGCATAAAAAATGCAAATGGCAGGAGTCAAAGGAAGGCATTTGGGATGTGA
- the LOC141685700 gene encoding uncharacterized protein LOC141685700, whose product MASSTQNLEEMYENLSFEEEEGVLFDEREGGCQQNTYILVGSFLTVKNINFMAMQSMMASLWIPREGVEIHDLGNHRYSFVFFHSLDIQKVIDGGPWSFESNPLVYHRLRAMEDANLVPLNKMEIWVQVHDLPSGMVSEKILDSIGSQVGDVIKLDPTDTNGMWKQYMRIRVALNIEKPLKRRIKLKRENGSWSWINFK is encoded by the coding sequence ATGGCGTCATCCACACAAAACTTGGAGGAAATGTATGAAAACCTCTCTTTCGAGGAGGAAGAAGGAGTCCTATTTGACGAAAGAGAAGGGGGGTGTCAGCAGAATACATACATCTTGGTGGGGAGTTTTTTGACCGTAAAAAATATCAATTTCATGGCCATGCAGAGTATGATGGCATCTTTGTGGATACCAAGGGAAGGGGTGGAGATACATGACTTGGGTAACCACAGATATTCGTTTGTGTTTTTTCATAGTCTGGATATACAAAAGGTAATAGATGGTGGTCCTTGGAGCTTTGAATCAAATCCGTTGGTGTATCATCGTTTGAGAGCCATGGAAGATGCTAACCTGGTGCCGTTAAATAAAATGGAGATTTGGGTTCAAGTCCATGACCTGCCATCTGGAATGGTGTCGGAGAAAATTCTTGATAGCATTGGAAGCCAAGTTGGAGATGTGATTAAACTGGACCCCACAGATACTAATGGAATGTGGAAACAATATATGCGGATTCGAGTGGCTTTAAACATAGAAAAACCATTAAAGAGGAGAATAAAGCTGAAACGTGAAAATGGGAGTTGGAGCtggataaattttaaataa